One window from the genome of Cucumis melo cultivar AY chromosome 10, USDA_Cmelo_AY_1.0, whole genome shotgun sequence encodes:
- the LOC127151115 gene encoding 17.6 kDa class I heat shock protein 3-like, whose amino-acid sequence MKKKKEDTRKLTKAFPHLSLASYLYPLSNLTVDHHPKASTKVIPNSAKHSLFYRIYFRTSNLTPMALIPSIFDGRRSNVFDPFSLDIWDPFEGFLFSNSLANLPSSARETSAFANTRIDWKETPQAHIFKADLPGINKEEVKVEVEEGRVLQISGERSKEHEEKNDKWHRVERSSGKFMRRFRLPENAKVEEVKARMENGVLTVTVPKMEEKKPEIKSIDISG is encoded by the coding sequence atgaagaagaaaaaagaagatacTAGAAAACTCACCAAAGCCTTTCCCCATCTCTCTCTTGCTTCCTATTTATATCCCCTCTCAAACCTCACCGTAGATCATCATCCAAAAGCATCCACCAAGGTAATTCCCAATTCTGCAAAACACtctcttttctatcgaatctaCTTCCGGACTTCGAATTTGACACCCATGGCTCTCATTCCAAGCATTTTCGATGGTCGCCGCAGCAACGTCTTCGACCCCTTTTCGCTGGACATTTGGGATCCTTTCGAAGGCTTCCTCTTTTCAAACTCATTGGCCAACCTTCCCTCCTCTGCTCGCGAAACCTCTGCTTTCGCCAACACTCGCATCGACTGGAAGGAGACCCCACAAGCCCACATCTTCAAGGCTGATCTTCCCGGGATCAACAAGGAAGAAGTCAAAGTAGAAGTGGAAGAAGGCAGAGTTTTGCAAATCAGTGGAGAGAGGAGCAAAGAGCATGAAGAGAAGAATGACAAATGGCATAGAGTTGAGCGGAGCAGTGGGAAGTTTATGAGAAGATTCAGGCTGCCGGAGAATGCTAAAGTGGAGGAAGTGAAGGCCAGAATGGAGAATGGAGTTCTGACTGTGACTGTGCCTAAAATGGAAGAGAAGAAGCCTGAGATCAAGTCCATTGACATCTCTGGTTAG